ACGAGGGAACTGGGAAGAGTTCCTGGTGGATGATCAACCCAGAGGGAGGCAAGGGTGGAAAGGCTCCCCGCCGCCGTGCAGTCTCCATggacaacagcaacaagtaCACCAAGTCCGCCCGTGGCCGTGCAGCCAAGAAGAAGGCCgccctgcaggctgcagctgctgcagctggcgAGGGAGGTGGAGACAGTCCTTCGGGTCTCTCCAAGTGGCCTGGAAGCCCGACTTCACGCAGCAGCGAGGAGCTGGACGCCTGGACAGACTTCCGCTCTCGCACGAATTCCAACGCCAGCACACTGAGCGGCCGTCTCTCTCCCATCCTAGCCAACCCTGAGCTAGATGAGGTGCCCGATGACGAGCCTCCTCTCTCGCCTATGCTCTACTCCAGCCCTGGCAGAGCGCTGTCCCCTGGCAATGCCACGACCAATGGTAAGACAGTGCCACCCGAGTTGCCCCGCCTGGCAGACCTGGCAGGCACTATGAACCTCAATGATGGACTCACAGATGACCTGATGGATGAGTTGTTGGATAACATGAACCTGGTCCCAACCGTCACAGGACCGGCTGCTCCAAATGGTTCCTCAGGGTTCAACTTTGGGTCCAAACCCAATGGGCTAGGCTCACCTTCCTCCACCTCGTCTCCATCCTCCAACTCTTCTTCTAACAGTGGAGTCAATGGGTACAGCAACTCCATCTTTGGCCCCCACACGACGAGCTCCTCCCTGCGTCCGTCCCCCATGCAGACCATCCAGGAGAACAAGCAGACCTCCTTCTCCAGCATCAGCATATCTCGCTTTGGCAGTCAGACACTACAAGACCTGCTCAACTCTGACAGCCTCAgccacagtgatgtcatgatgacCCAGTCTGACCCACTGATGTCACAGGCCAGCACCGCTGCCGTCATTTCCCAGAACTCTCGCCGTGGCCTCATGCTCCGTAATGATCCCGTTATGACATTTGGGACCACCGGAGGACTTCAGGGCAGCCAAGGAGAGATGCTGCAAAGTAACAACCACAACCAGAGCTCCCTGAGGTCTTTAAACGGAGGCCTGAACCTCGCAAACGAGGCTAACGTTCTGGCTAATGCcaagcagcagctcctgctctCGCCCTTGGGAGGAAACGGATCCTCCTCCATGCAGATCGACACCTCGATCTTCCTAAATGGAACCATTAGCAGCAGCGGAGGTATCTGCCAGGACCGCTTCCCCACAGATCTGGACCTGGACATGTTCAACAGCAGCCTGGAGTGTGATATGGACTCCATCATCAGGAATGAGCTGATGGATGCAGATGGCCTGGACTTTAACTTTGACTCACTGGCCAACATGAACGGAGTCAGCAACTTCACGAACACCAAGCAGACCTCTCAGAGTTGGGTACCTGGCTGAGAGGGTCAGACCAGGAAGGAtcagagcaggtgtgtgtgtttgagtgttgtTTGCGCTGGCGTAAATCATGTGGCATTTAAGCAAAGGAGAGCGTATTCAGACATGAATAATGGATGCACTTATCCAAACATTTCTTTCCACAATACAGATTTCTGATGCCTAAATTCAGAGTGTGACTGATGCCAAGTATAAAATCTGTAGAACTGAAATGTGTACAAACACACCCTCTGGACTTTGGTGAAATATTACCCATATTGTTTCAAAGATTAttcatgctgcagctgaagaaaaaaTGAACCATAGTCAAAGTCGATGCCCTGCTCCTGTGAATCCACATGGAAACGGTTCTCTCAACATAATTACAAGCTTATGCGTTTCTTCACAAACAGTTTCAACTGTGCGCCGCTTCGTCATTTTTCCAAAACCAATACAGATCTGCTTAACAACATAGCTTCTCCAATTGCTaaaagtttgtcttttaatgaCATGTAACGCAAGTCCTCTTTTCTTGGGCCATGACAAAAAGTTGCTTTGAAAGTTCTTGGGTGCAATCCAAGTGTCCCCACCTCCCAGATTTTGCAGGTGGGTTTGAGAGCCCTCAAGCAGACTTACTGCAGACTTCCAGAAAGCCCACTTGGGGTGCAGACATCCCctgatttcactgtttcacacaAACCAAATAATGCTTAAATCAATTACTTACTAAAACATTATTTGGTTTGTGTAGCCCAGAAAATGTTCTACCACATCGTGTTACAGAGAGATGCAGAAATATAGGCTATAGAGGTAATCAAAGGTGTATTGTTTGCTGCTGATGGAAGACTTGATATTACTGGTTTCACAGTGAAGGCTTGCCACTGCcttcacattaaaatgcatttattgtgATGCACGTGCAGGAAGTACCAGTGCAGCACCTGTTAAGTATATCACCTGTTGCTGTAAATCAAcagtgcaaaacaaagacaaaatagaCTGGTGACATTTGTCCAATACTTGGTCAGAAATGTTtgaagtttttgttgtttttcagacataATCATCTCGTCTTTTATCTCTCCAGGTCTGAACTGTGTAGTTCAAGAGAGGATCAGACACACAACATCCTTTTTGCCAAACCTGCCATCAGcacaacatgaaatacaaaaccCTGTGTTTACAGAAGAAGACTTCCTCTCGAGAGCTTTACCTTCGCTCCCACACTGGTGAACCATGAACGACTCCGGCAGACTCTAGAGATGCTGCACATCAGCCCTCAAAGCCTCctgtgaaacaacaacaacaaaaagaaaaaactatgTCAAACTCTCAAATCTTAGAATTATGCAATTTTTCCTCTGACACCCAGTCTGTTGATATCAAAGAGACACTGCTTATCAGAAGGGGTTTCAGGTGGAATACAAGGACTAAATATCAAGCAAAGATTGAAGGAGTGCACGGTGCAGTTGTTCCCcctgaggacaaaaaaaacagtgtaaagtgAAAAAATCAAGAAGTGATGTGGTGTAAATCTGATCCAGTGGTTTCCTGGGATGTgttatgttgataaaaaaaaaaatgttccctctGTTCTCACTaagtgattttaaatgttcagtgtttgttttttgggatttttttctgttttatcatAATTGTTTCTGCATCATACATGTCTGTATGAAAAAGAATCGATGTATTGATGAAAAAGGTGGACATGGAGTATCTTACagtacatgcaaacacacaaacagacaaaccaacacttTGCCCCATTTTTGCAAAACTTTCAGAACCCTTAGAAGTTAAGATTTCTCATCTTATTACCATGCACTTCCAGTTTTGTTGTTATGAATTGcttgaattaaatgaaatactTGAGGGTTTCATTACAATTAGCTGAATAttacaaaacatatttgatATCTTTTGTGTATATCtaactgtaaaaaagaaaagacagaaaaaagactAAAGGAAGCAGAATCTCTGTCATGGATATTTGTACAGTGCAGGGCAGTGGAAAGTTCAAGAAGCAGGGGAAAAGATCTCGTCCGTCTTTTCTTAGATTTCATAACTGCTGGTGAGTTCCATCGAGGTCATTTATCACTGCAAATGATGTAGCCAAAATGAATACCTGTGTCCTAGGGTTGTGAACATTTCCACACCATAACAGGTGCTATGTAAAACAGTGTTGAATCCTGCCCCCAAGAGCAAGCCGTGCattttgtgtgttcattttgtttctgttttgaccCTGCAGAAGCCCAAAGCTGCAGCCACGTGTAGCACggcaagggtttttttttttttttttttaggctcaTTCCTCTAGAAGCCATTCGTTTctcgagtaaaaaaaaacaaaaaacaaaataaaaacacaataagcTATCTCTGTATATTGCCAAATTACTTGAAACAAACAGTAGGATATGCTGGCAGCcaaatcacagcacacacatgcacacacacacacacacacacacacacacatatatatatatatatatacacacacatagatagaGAAAAATAATACCAGGGATCTGTGTTAAgctctgctgttttcttgtcATGAGCTTGTCGGGCTTGTTATGCATATATAGAATCACTCAGGGGGGAGTTTAAGTAACATCAAGTCACAATCTAAtggtattttaacatttcttgataaaaaaaaaaaaacagtaatactttgtgtttgtgaactTGTAACCTGTGAACTTTTGGCCGtcaagatgaagaggaggaaggaagataAACGTCAGGATTAAGACTTTCACGTGGCgatctgttgttttttggttttgctgtcatagctttttgtttttttccttgcgTCGGActcacgcacatgcacacacacacacacacacacacatcccctcATGGACACGCCTGGTGCTCCTGCAGGTGACTTCCTGTATCTCCTGAGtacatgttaatgtgtgtgtttatctgtggagtTTATTTCTGTTGGGGACGTGTAAAATCCCTCACTATCCCTCATGGTGCATACAGCACGGCCGactgtatgcatgtatgtatttatgcatTATGAATTGTGTGAAATGCATATATACTCGCTGTATGTCCGTATATACTCATGTAGTACTTGACCCTTGGGTTTTGTGATACCTCTGAAGGTAAAGGTGAAGAAATGACGAACAACGTTACAGGAAGGAGGGAACACTGTTACCAGCGATTTTAATTGTGGAACCAGATTTTTGGCTGGTTGTTGTAGCATCCGGAGACCCTGGTA
This region of Acanthopagrus latus isolate v.2019 chromosome 22, fAcaLat1.1, whole genome shotgun sequence genomic DNA includes:
- the foxo3b gene encoding forkhead box protein O3B gives rise to the protein MAEAPLPDHLPDLDVAIDPDFEPQKRPRSCTWPLPRPDSNAVKPESHDTDIIPEEEDDEEDNATASAIGVNGSGLATEDQSSNSPAADGALSSPGHDSGGSPLSTHSPTATSGALTPSSLAAQQTPRKASSRRNAWGNLSYADLITKAIESAPDKRLTLSQIYDWMVRSIPYFKDKGDSNSSAGWKNSIRHNLSLHSRFIRVQNEGTGKSSWWMINPEGGKGGKAPRRRAVSMDNSNKYTKSARGRAAKKKAALQAAAAAAGEGGGDSPSGLSKWPGSPTSRSSEELDAWTDFRSRTNSNASTLSGRLSPILANPELDEVPDDEPPLSPMLYSSPGRALSPGNATTNGKTVPPELPRLADLAGTMNLNDGLTDDLMDELLDNMNLVPTVTGPAAPNGSSGFNFGSKPNGLGSPSSTSSPSSNSSSNSGVNGYSNSIFGPHTTSSSLRPSPMQTIQENKQTSFSSISISRFGSQTLQDLLNSDSLSHSDVMMTQSDPLMSQASTAAVISQNSRRGLMLRNDPVMTFGTTGGLQGSQGEMLQSNNHNQSSLRSLNGGLNLANEANVLANAKQQLLLSPLGGNGSSSMQIDTSIFLNGTISSSGGICQDRFPTDLDLDMFNSSLECDMDSIIRNELMDADGLDFNFDSLANMNGVSNFTNTKQTSQSWVPG